The Panicum virgatum strain AP13 unplaced genomic scaffold, P.virgatum_v5 scaffold_3089, whole genome shotgun sequence genome includes a window with the following:
- the LOC120694097 gene encoding LOW QUALITY PROTEIN: ATP synthase subunit alpha, mitochondrial (The sequence of the model RefSeq protein was modified relative to this genomic sequence to represent the inferred CDS: deleted 1 base in 1 codon), with protein sequence MEFSPRAAELTTLLESRMTNFYTNFQVDEIGRVVSVGDGIARVYGLNEIQAGEMVEFASGVKGIALNLENENVGIVVFGSDTAIKEGDLVKRTGSIVDVPAGKAMLGRVVDALGVPIDGKGALSDHERRRVEVKAPGIIERKSVHEPMQTGLKAVDSLVPIGRGQRELIIGDRQTGKTAIAIDTILNQKQMNSRGTNESETLYCVYVAIGQKRSTVAQLVQILSEANALEYSILVAATASDPAPLQFLAPYSGCAMGEYFRDNGMHALIIYDDLSKQAVAYRQMSLLLRRPPGREAFPGDVFYLHSRLLERAAKRSDQTGAGSLTALPVIETQAGDVSAYIPTNVISITDGQICLETELFYRGIRPAINVGLSVSRVGSAAQLKAMKQVCGSSKLELAQYREVAAFAQFGSDLDAATQALLNRGARLTEVPKQPQYEPLPIEKQIVVIYAAVNGFCDRMPLDRISQYEKAILSTINPELLKSFLEKGGLTNERKMEPDASLKESALPYL encoded by the exons ATGGAATTCTCACCAAGAGCTGCGGAACTCACGACTCTATTAGAAAGTAGAATGACCAACTTTTACACGAATTTTCAAGTGGATGAGATCGGTCGAGTGGTCTCAGTTGGAGATGGGATTGCACGTGTTTACGGATTGAACGAGATTCAAGCAGGAGAAATGGTGGAATTTGCCAGCGGTGTGAAAGGAATAGCCTTGAATCTTGAGAATGAGAATGTAGGTATTGTTGTCTTTGGTAGTGATACCGCTATTAAAGAAGGAGATCTTGTCAAGCGCACTGGATCTATTGTGGATGTTCCTGCGGGAAAGGCCATGTTAGGCCGTGTGGTCGACGCCTTGGGAGTACCTATTGATGGAAAAGGGGCTCTAAGCGATCACGAACGAAGACGTGTCGAAGTGAAAGCCCCAGGGATTATTGAACGTAAATCTGTCCACGAACCTATGCAAACAGGCTTAAAAGCAGTGGATAGCCTGGTTCCTATAGGCCGTGGTCAACGAGAACTTATAATCGGGGACAGACAAACTGGAAAAACAGCAATAGCTATCGATACTATATTAAACCAAAAGCAAATGAACTCAAGGGGCACAAATGAGAGTGAGACATTGTATTGTGTCTATGTTGCGATTGGACAAAAACGCTCGACTGTGGCACAATTAGTTCAAATTCTTTCAGAAGCGAATGCTTTGGAATATTCCATTCTTGTAGCAGCCACCGCTTCGGATCCTGCTCCTCTGCAATTTCTGGCCCCATATTCTGGGTGTGCCATGGGGGAATATTTCCGCGATAATGGAATGCATGCATTAATTATATATGATGATCTAAGTAAACAGGCG GTGGCATATCGACAAATGTCATTATTGTTACGCCGACCACCAGGCCGTGAGGCTTTCCCCGGGGATGTTTTCTATTTACATTCCCGTCTCTTAGAAAGAGCCGCTAAACGATCGGACCAGACAGGTGCAGGTAGCTTGACTGCGTTACCCGTGATTGAAACACAAGCTGGAGACGTATCGGCCTATATCCCCACCAATGTGATCTCCATTACAGATGGACAAATCTGTTTGGAAACAGAGCTCTTTTATCGCGGAATTAGACCCGCTATTAACGTTGGCTTATCCGTCAGTCGCGTCGGGTCTGCCGCTCAGTTGAAAGCTATGAAACAAGTCTGCGGTAGTTCAAAACTGGAATTGGCACAATATCGCGAAGTGGCCGCCTTCGCTCAATTTGGGTCAGACCTTGATGCTGCGACTCAGGCATTACTCAATAGAGGTGCAAGGCTTACAGAAGTGCCCAAACAACCACAATATGAGCCACTTCCAATTGAAAAACAAATTGTTGTGATTTATGCTGCTGTCAACGGCTTCTGTGATCGAATGCCACTAGACAGAATTTCTCAATATGAGAAAGCCATTCTAAGTACTATTAATCCTGAATTACTAAAATCCTTCTTAGAAAAAGGTGGCTTAA